A single region of the Thermococcus paralvinellae genome encodes:
- a CDS encoding NADH-quinone oxidoreductase subunit C — MNVEQILEKLKESLGDALLSYEIKEYTMGVRRKRTLYEIWAEIDKSAFRKAVETIFDIDYPHLHFITGEDTGGDVIKMIYSFGVYHGHPWGEISITLKFDLPKSELILPTITDLMIGAETNEREIREMLGVEFEGLKNKRHLFLPDDWPEGKYPWRRDEYGVDDMIKHTHKSVREIRKKGGENA; from the coding sequence ATGAATGTAGAACAAATCCTTGAAAAGCTTAAGGAATCTCTTGGAGATGCACTGCTGAGCTATGAGATAAAGGAATATACAATGGGAGTCAGGAGAAAGAGAACCCTTTATGAAATTTGGGCTGAGATTGATAAATCCGCATTCAGAAAAGCTGTTGAAACAATTTTTGACATTGATTATCCACATTTACACTTCATAACTGGTGAGGACACTGGAGGAGATGTTATAAAGATGATCTATTCCTTTGGAGTTTATCATGGACATCCATGGGGGGAAATAAGCATAACGCTGAAGTTTGACCTTCCAAAAAGTGAATTGATTCTTCCAACAATTACGGACTTAATGATTGGGGCAGAGACAAATGAAAGAGAAATAAGAGAGATGCTTGGCGTTGAATTTGAGGGCTTAAAGAACAAGAGACACCTCTTCTTGCCTGACGACTGGCCTGAAGGGAAATATCCATGGAGAAGGGATGAGTATGGTGTTGATGACATGATTAAGCACACACACAAGAGCGTTAGGGAAATAAGAAAGAAAGGTGGGGAAAATGCCTAA
- a CDS encoding NADH-quinone oxidoreductase subunit B family protein: MGKLTNFKRSLWVFHASGGSCNGCDIEIIAALTPRYDAERFGIKLVGSPRHADVLLVTGAIPRDFADKLKRIYEQMPDPKAVIVVGNCGTSGGVFYDSYNLVGPIDEIIPVDIYVPGCPPRPEAIIDAVVKAWLKLEKLEKELEGKKE, from the coding sequence ATGGGAAAGCTTACGAATTTTAAACGCTCTCTTTGGGTTTTTCATGCTTCGGGAGGTTCATGTAACGGCTGTGACATTGAAATCATCGCTGCACTCACACCAAGATATGATGCTGAAAGGTTTGGAATCAAATTGGTGGGTTCGCCGAGGCATGCGGATGTGCTTTTGGTTACTGGGGCGATTCCAAGGGACTTTGCTGACAAGCTGAAGAGAATATACGAGCAGATGCCAGATCCAAAAGCAGTCATTGTAGTTGGGAACTGTGGAACAAGTGGGGGTGTCTTTTACGACTCCTACAATCTAGTTGGGCCAATAGATGAGATAATTCCTGTTGATATCTACGTTCCTGGTTGCCCACCAAGACCAGAGGCTATCATAGACGCCGTCGTTAAGGCATGGCTCAAGCTGGAGAAGTTGGAAAAGGAATTGGAGGGGAAGAAAGAATGA
- a CDS encoding proton-conducting transporter transmembrane domain-containing protein, whose amino-acid sequence MIEHLPALMIAIPLFGAFVAPLFKKKQNLAAVWAILITAVTVGLSLLLMYQVRLNGVIVYVFGADRPTLVLPSGYKVPIRIMFEIDGIGAFMAISATLMSFIGALYSYSHVKAESGLEKYYALLLLLEVGILGMVLTGDLFNLFVFLEIAGIAGSALVGFRNYRGEASEAGIKYLIVSAVASLMVLFAIGILYGEYGNLNLAYISKQVSFNTLDMIAFGLLFTSFAMKCGSVPMHYWVPDAYTEVPAGINPVLLVSTYASLYALFRVSFTLFANISISLARVGWIMSVLGVLTMFIGVTMALVQKDVKRLMSYHAISQTGYMLLGVGVGLTVLHDPKALAEFGKTAMAGGIFHIINHIIYKSLLLMTAGALFYVTGTRNLNEMGGLARKMPITTLCFIVGAAAISGLPPFNGFASKFLIYESSYRLNPLLAVFAMVTSILTLASFVKVFASAFLGPPLEKFENAKEVPKPMIVAMVILALLCILFGLFPDVVLDKLVYPAVDALIRIAQYQTWGGLA is encoded by the coding sequence ATGATTGAGCATCTGCCGGCATTAATGATAGCAATTCCACTCTTTGGAGCATTTGTTGCACCGTTATTCAAGAAAAAGCAGAACCTTGCAGCTGTATGGGCCATATTAATAACAGCTGTCACTGTTGGCCTTTCACTCCTATTAATGTATCAGGTTAGGCTTAATGGAGTAATAGTGTATGTCTTTGGCGCTGATAGGCCAACTCTCGTGCTTCCATCAGGCTATAAAGTGCCGATAAGAATTATGTTTGAAATTGATGGTATTGGAGCTTTCATGGCAATCTCAGCGACACTAATGAGCTTTATTGGTGCCCTCTACTCTTACAGCCATGTTAAAGCGGAAAGCGGCTTAGAGAAATACTATGCTTTGTTGCTCCTATTAGAGGTCGGTATCTTGGGCATGGTTCTTACTGGAGATTTATTCAACTTATTCGTGTTCCTTGAAATAGCTGGTATAGCGGGTTCAGCGTTGGTTGGCTTTAGGAACTATCGTGGTGAAGCAAGCGAAGCTGGAATCAAATACCTTATCGTTAGTGCTGTTGCCTCACTGATGGTTCTCTTTGCCATTGGAATTCTCTATGGGGAATATGGGAACTTGAACTTGGCATACATAAGCAAGCAAGTGTCCTTCAACACCCTTGACATGATAGCATTTGGCTTGCTCTTCACGTCATTTGCAATGAAGTGTGGTTCAGTGCCAATGCACTACTGGGTTCCTGACGCTTATACAGAGGTTCCAGCTGGTATAAACCCTGTCTTATTGGTGTCAACTTATGCAAGTCTATATGCTCTCTTTAGAGTCAGCTTCACACTCTTTGCAAACATATCAATCAGCTTAGCGAGAGTTGGGTGGATAATGTCAGTTCTCGGCGTTCTGACAATGTTCATTGGAGTTACAATGGCCTTGGTTCAGAAAGACGTGAAGAGGCTTATGAGCTATCACGCTATCTCACAGACAGGTTACATGCTCCTTGGTGTCGGTGTTGGCTTAACGGTTCTCCATGATCCTAAGGCATTAGCAGAGTTTGGTAAAACAGCAATGGCTGGAGGAATTTTCCACATAATAAATCACATCATCTACAAGAGCTTGCTCTTAATGACTGCTGGTGCTCTATTCTACGTAACAGGAACAAGAAACCTCAACGAAATGGGAGGATTAGCGAGAAAAATGCCTATAACAACTCTATGTTTCATCGTTGGTGCCGCTGCCATATCTGGTCTGCCGCCATTCAATGGATTTGCAAGCAAGTTCCTAATTTATGAAAGTTCATACAGATTAAACCCCCTCTTGGCAGTATTTGCAATGGTTACGAGCATATTAACGCTTGCTTCATTCGTTAAAGTGTTCGCTTCGGCATTCTTAGGACCACCATTGGAGAAGTTTGAGAACGCAAAAGAAGTTCCAAAGCCAATGATTGTGGCAATGGTGATTCTAGCGTTGCTCTGTATACTCTTTGGTCTGTTCCCGGATGTAGTGCTTGACAAGTTAGTGTATCCGGCTGTTGATGCACTAATCAGGATAGCTCAATATCAAACATGGGGTGGTTTAGCATGA
- a CDS encoding sodium:proton antiporter has protein sequence MSGEVFVNFPFIIVALLLAIGFYTIGFKRNLIKVVIGIEILEGAVNLFLVALGYVKGGYAPIYTLAPPEAANPQNMVLPTPQALTLTSIVIGVAVSALMLAFAVNIYKHYGTLDVTKIRRLRG, from the coding sequence ATGAGTGGTGAAGTTTTTGTGAACTTTCCTTTCATAATAGTTGCACTTCTCTTAGCAATAGGATTTTACACCATAGGATTCAAGAGGAATTTAATCAAGGTGGTCATTGGAATTGAAATTCTTGAAGGGGCTGTAAACCTGTTTTTGGTCGCATTGGGCTATGTGAAAGGTGGTTATGCTCCAATCTATACTTTAGCACCTCCAGAAGCTGCAAATCCGCAAAATATGGTTCTGCCAACTCCACAGGCATTAACACTTACGAGCATTGTCATCGGTGTCGCCGTCTCAGCTCTAATGCTCGCTTTTGCTGTGAACATCTACAAGCACTACGGAACCCTTGATGTTACAAAAATCAGGAGGCTGAGAGGATGA
- a CDS encoding MnhB domain-containing protein codes for MTTTIIKTTTKILAPLILVFGSYIILHGHLTPGGGFQGGAVFASGLALLIVANRYETIKTLFEKVPLNVFESIGALGFLGMACLGFAGYTFFKNIIANSGFPIFGGKTPVGINPGYLNTGGTLSYMNIFVGMKVLAGLTSIVLIFFLIMRRERDEW; via the coding sequence ATGACAACGACTATCATAAAGACTACAACCAAGATATTAGCTCCGTTGATACTTGTCTTTGGAAGCTACATAATCCTTCATGGCCATCTTACACCAGGAGGAGGTTTCCAGGGAGGAGCAGTGTTTGCGAGTGGATTAGCGTTGTTAATAGTTGCTAATAGGTATGAAACCATAAAAACATTATTTGAGAAAGTTCCACTCAATGTGTTTGAAAGCATTGGTGCACTGGGCTTCTTAGGAATGGCATGCTTGGGATTTGCTGGTTACACATTCTTCAAAAACATAATTGCAAACAGTGGATTTCCGATCTTTGGGGGGAAGACACCAGTTGGAATAAATCCAGGCTACCTAAACACTGGTGGAACACTTTCCTACATGAACATCTTCGTTGGAATGAAGGTTCTCGCTGGTCTTACCAGTATAGTGCTGATATTCTTCCTGATCATGAGGAGGGAGAGGGATGAGTGGTGA
- the mbhE gene encoding hydrogen gas-evolving membrane-bound hydrogenase subunit E — protein MRTSLGLLAFIGFTLFLLAAMISLRPFGEPPHREMDDWFITHAQIEASANNVVTSIVFDYRGFDTLGEATVLFTAVSGVLMVLRRREVKG, from the coding sequence ATGAGGACTTCTCTTGGCTTGCTGGCTTTCATTGGCTTCACGCTCTTCCTCCTTGCTGCAATGATCAGCTTAAGACCTTTCGGAGAGCCTCCGCACAGGGAGATGGATGACTGGTTCATAACTCATGCCCAGATTGAAGCCTCAGCTAACAACGTTGTCACAAGCATAGTCTTTGATTACAGAGGTTTTGATACTCTCGGTGAAGCAACTGTTCTATTTACAGCGGTTTCCGGAGTCTTAATGGTGCTGCGTAGGAGGGAGGTGAAAGGATGA
- a CDS encoding hydrogenase subunit MbhD domain-containing protein, protein MNFMEFFWILQILIGIGLLVSAIVAIRFKNLIMAVIAMAVFSLILSLEFYVLQAPDVAIAEAGVGACLTTAMYLLAIKNTTDEEVVE, encoded by the coding sequence ATGAACTTTATGGAGTTTTTCTGGATTTTGCAAATACTAATTGGAATAGGACTACTCGTTAGCGCAATAGTTGCTATTAGATTCAAGAACCTTATTATGGCCGTAATCGCCATGGCAGTGTTCAGCCTAATTTTATCACTGGAATTCTATGTTCTCCAAGCTCCAGATGTTGCAATAGCTGAAGCTGGCGTTGGTGCGTGTCTAACAACGGCGATGTATCTGCTGGCTATAAAGAACACCACCGATGAGGAGGTGGTAGAATGA
- the mnhG gene encoding monovalent cation/H(+) antiporter subunit G: protein MIEYIITIFLAIGVIFNFLASVGILRFPDVYTRIHAATKCTTFGTIFIVLATVVYSIYNWLPTHDLRWVTIGIHSALVVIFLVLTNPVGAHAIGRAARKSGIRPYGAVIDELEGRL, encoded by the coding sequence ATGATTGAGTATATAATCACAATTTTCTTGGCAATTGGGGTAATCTTTAACTTCCTTGCAAGCGTTGGAATCCTCAGATTTCCAGATGTTTACACAAGGATTCATGCAGCAACAAAATGTACAACATTTGGGACTATTTTCATAGTTCTTGCAACGGTGGTGTATTCAATTTACAACTGGCTCCCAACACATGACCTAAGATGGGTAACAATAGGGATTCACTCAGCTCTCGTTGTAATCTTTCTGGTGCTAACAAACCCAGTTGGTGCCCATGCAATCGGAAGAGCTGCGAGAAAATCGGGAATTAGGCCATATGGAGCTGTAATAGATGAACTGGAGGGGAGGCTATGA
- a CDS encoding monovalent cation/H+ antiporter complex subunit F, whose amino-acid sequence MNVISAFMVALVLLLFSAMLTLIRLLLGPTIPDRAVALDSMTTTTAGAMVIYGVITKQAVFIDVALVYAVLSYIATLYIARYLVKKKVGIA is encoded by the coding sequence ATGAATGTGATTAGTGCATTTATGGTTGCGTTGGTTTTGCTTCTATTTTCAGCAATGTTAACACTGATTAGACTCCTTCTCGGCCCTACCATTCCAGACAGGGCAGTTGCTCTAGATTCAATGACCACAACAACGGCTGGTGCAATGGTTATCTATGGTGTAATTACGAAGCAAGCTGTGTTCATTGATGTTGCACTGGTGTATGCAGTTCTGAGTTACATTGCCACGCTCTATATTGCAAGGTATTTAGTAAAGAAGAAGGTGGGGATAGCATGA
- a CDS encoding Na+/H+ antiporter subunit E produces MAFVTSFLWSFIVYLLLTAGSGNIIAWSKEELIAGFIIAAIIGYLTRNIMDEKLEYFFSPRRWVLFIIYAVGPFFFAMAKANLDVAYRVITGKIRPGIVKISPGLTRDESRTLLANSITLTPGTFTLEIDEDGNLYVHWIHVPPGKEKPTPEELCGYLPKWARRIAE; encoded by the coding sequence ATGGCGTTTGTAACATCTTTCCTTTGGTCGTTTATTGTGTATTTACTGCTTACAGCGGGTTCGGGGAATATAATCGCATGGAGCAAAGAAGAACTAATCGCCGGATTCATTATTGCAGCGATAATTGGGTATTTAACACGGAACATCATGGATGAAAAGCTCGAATATTTCTTTAGTCCGAGGAGATGGGTTCTTTTCATAATATATGCAGTTGGGCCATTTTTCTTTGCAATGGCAAAGGCAAATCTTGATGTAGCTTATAGAGTTATAACAGGGAAAATAAGGCCTGGCATTGTTAAAATATCTCCTGGACTTACAAGAGACGAAAGCAGAACTCTTTTGGCAAATTCAATAACTTTAACCCCGGGAACGTTTACTCTTGAAATTGACGAAGATGGCAATTTGTACGTGCACTGGATCCATGTTCCGCCTGGAAAGGAAAAACCAACTCCTGAAGAGCTTTGTGGTTACCTTCCAAAATGGGCAAGGAGGATTGCGGAATGA
- a CDS encoding 4Fe-4S binding protein, with protein sequence MKIPPTLSTVLSNLFRKPATNMFPKTEPVPTPDGFRGKLIYYPDKCVGCKLCVTVCPAGVIEFIPEIKKVTFWLGRCVFCAQCVDVCPVNALEMSKEFLLATYDKYDDNLRWLKDEEIEEMIEAQKSKKVKKYRIIPDKCKGCTLCARKCPQNAITGAPGKVHKIDPNKCVGCGICASVCRFGAIEEYEE encoded by the coding sequence ATGAAGATACCTCCGACTCTCTCCACAGTCCTCTCAAATCTTTTCAGAAAACCAGCAACAAACATGTTCCCAAAGACTGAGCCAGTTCCAACTCCAGATGGATTTAGAGGAAAGCTAATCTACTATCCTGACAAGTGTGTTGGTTGTAAGCTCTGTGTGACAGTTTGTCCAGCAGGTGTTATTGAGTTTATACCAGAAATCAAAAAAGTAACCTTCTGGCTCGGTAGATGTGTGTTCTGTGCTCAGTGTGTGGATGTGTGTCCGGTAAATGCTCTGGAAATGAGCAAAGAGTTCCTCCTTGCTACTTACGATAAATACGATGACAACTTAAGGTGGCTCAAAGATGAAGAAATCGAGGAAATGATAGAGGCACAGAAGAGCAAAAAAGTCAAGAAATACCGCATAATTCCAGATAAATGTAAGGGATGTACGTTATGTGCAAGGAAATGTCCACAGAACGCTATAACCGGAGCCCCAGGAAAAGTACATAAGATTGATCCAAACAAGTGTGTTGGCTGTGGCATATGTGCAAGTGTCTGTAGGTTTGGTGCTATTGAGGAATACGAAGAGTAG
- a CDS encoding respiratory chain complex I subunit 1 family protein: MNILYATLGLIALYLYVSFASLLWEGLDRKLVARMQRRVGPPLLQPFYDFLKLMSKESIIPKHANKFYELAPVLALAVSIALLAYTPMGFAPLFATKGDVIVFIYLLTLIGFIRVLGAISSGSPYAQIGAQREMIILVSREIPMMLGLFTILWRLSHLGVEKPFSLATFYQRNIWELGTPLAFIGTFILLFVFLAWLASEIEVGFFDIPEAETEVAEGPMAEYSGRHLALFELSNALKMFVSASLVVAIFFPWGISAYVGLSGTPALIVDVLFHTLKVFIVLFISMSIFRAITGRLRITQAVQIFWLRLLPAAIIGSLILAIDLLGVIV; this comes from the coding sequence ATGAACATTCTATATGCCACTCTTGGTTTAATTGCCCTTTATCTTTACGTTTCATTTGCCTCACTCCTCTGGGAGGGACTTGACAGAAAGTTAGTCGCAAGAATGCAACGCAGAGTAGGGCCTCCTCTGCTCCAGCCATTCTATGATTTCCTAAAGCTCATGAGCAAAGAATCAATAATTCCAAAGCATGCCAATAAGTTCTATGAGCTGGCTCCAGTTTTGGCTTTAGCTGTTTCAATAGCATTATTAGCTTACACTCCAATGGGCTTTGCTCCCCTCTTTGCCACCAAGGGTGACGTAATCGTATTCATTTACTTGTTAACCCTCATTGGCTTCATCAGGGTTTTAGGAGCAATAAGCTCTGGCTCACCTTATGCTCAAATAGGTGCTCAGAGAGAGATGATAATATTAGTTTCAAGGGAGATCCCAATGATGCTTGGGCTCTTCACAATTCTCTGGAGATTGAGTCATCTCGGGGTTGAAAAGCCTTTCAGCTTGGCAACATTTTACCAGCGCAACATATGGGAACTTGGAACACCCCTAGCTTTCATTGGAACATTTATATTGCTCTTTGTGTTCTTGGCTTGGTTGGCAAGTGAAATCGAAGTTGGTTTCTTTGACATTCCAGAAGCGGAGACTGAAGTTGCTGAAGGTCCAATGGCTGAGTATAGCGGAAGGCATCTTGCATTATTTGAACTCAGCAATGCTCTAAAAATGTTCGTAAGTGCAAGCTTAGTTGTTGCCATTTTCTTCCCATGGGGCATAAGTGCTTATGTTGGACTCAGCGGAACACCAGCTCTCATTGTTGACGTACTCTTCCACACACTTAAGGTCTTTATAGTGTTATTCATCAGCATGAGCATCTTTAGAGCGATAACCGGAAGGCTAAGAATTACCCAGGCAGTGCAAATATTCTGGCTTAGACTCCTTCCTGCTGCGATAATTGGATCATTAATCCTTGCAATTGATCTATTGGGGGTGATAGTATGA
- a CDS encoding hydrogenase large subunit, which produces MNERIEYWVKIPIGPIHPALEEPEKFIITLDGERIINVDVKLGYNLRGLEWIAMRRNWIQVLYLAERICGICSFSHNHTYARAVEEMAGIEVPERAEYIRVIVGELERIHSHLLNLGVVAHSIGYDTVLHLSWLAREKVMDILEDIGGNRVNYAGNMIGGVRRDITEKHKRAILDMIYYYRQEIMPKIEEIFLYDPTVEARLRDSGVIPKRIAIEYSAQGPTARGSGIKKDVRYNEKLGVYPDLGVKPVTPKEFTGVIKGDVFDRMVVRVGELWQSMEIIERALDQMPEGKIKAFPKDNMILFKLKKAEGEGIGRYEAPRGETIHYVRAEPGRDGPAKWKMREPTFPNLFAVARALVGEQLADVPVAIASIDPCLSCTDRVAVIDAETGRKRILTEVDLLKESIKKTKEINPNIKAKPEKIGIGRCIL; this is translated from the coding sequence ATGAATGAGAGGATTGAATACTGGGTTAAAATCCCCATAGGTCCTATTCACCCAGCATTGGAGGAGCCTGAGAAGTTCATAATTACCCTTGACGGTGAGCGTATCATTAACGTCGATGTCAAGCTCGGTTACAACTTGAGAGGCCTTGAATGGATTGCAATGAGAAGGAACTGGATTCAAGTGCTCTATTTAGCAGAGAGAATATGTGGAATCTGTTCATTTTCACACAACCACACTTATGCAAGAGCTGTTGAAGAAATGGCTGGCATTGAAGTCCCAGAGAGGGCAGAGTATATCAGAGTCATCGTTGGAGAGCTTGAGAGAATACACTCTCACTTGCTCAACTTGGGTGTAGTTGCACACTCAATAGGCTACGACACAGTTCTCCATTTGAGCTGGTTGGCGAGAGAAAAGGTAATGGACATCCTTGAGGACATTGGAGGTAACAGAGTCAACTACGCTGGAAACATGATTGGCGGAGTTAGGAGAGACATAACAGAGAAGCACAAGAGGGCAATACTTGATATGATTTACTATTATCGCCAAGAGATTATGCCAAAAATTGAGGAGATATTCCTCTACGATCCAACAGTTGAAGCCCGTTTGAGGGACTCTGGTGTTATACCAAAGAGAATAGCAATTGAGTACAGTGCTCAAGGTCCAACAGCAAGAGGAAGTGGCATTAAGAAGGACGTTAGATACAACGAAAAGCTTGGAGTCTACCCAGACTTGGGAGTTAAGCCAGTAACACCTAAGGAGTTCACAGGTGTAATCAAAGGAGATGTTTTTGATAGGATGGTAGTAAGAGTCGGTGAGCTTTGGCAGAGTATGGAAATTATTGAGAGAGCATTGGATCAGATGCCAGAAGGAAAGATTAAGGCATTTCCAAAGGACAACATGATACTCTTCAAGCTCAAGAAAGCAGAGGGTGAAGGAATTGGAAGATACGAAGCTCCAAGAGGTGAGACCATACACTACGTAAGGGCTGAACCTGGAAGAGATGGCCCAGCAAAGTGGAAGATGAGAGAGCCAACATTTCCGAACCTCTTTGCAGTTGCAAGGGCTTTAGTTGGTGAACAATTGGCTGATGTCCCAGTTGCTATAGCTTCAATTGATCCGTGCTTGAGCTGTACTGATAGAGTAGCGGTGATTGATGCCGAAACTGGAAGGAAGAGAATTCTAACAGAGGTTGATTTGCTTAAAGAGTCAATAAAGAAGACCAAGGAAATCAATCCAAACATCAAAGCAAAACCTGAGAAAATTGGAATAGGGAGGTGCATACTATGA
- a CDS encoding NADH-quinone oxidoreductase subunit C, whose amino-acid sequence MTPEEFAERIKAKFEDVEVKITENKLPHPRKRIWIEVSREKFKDVVKFLKEIDPTAQFSIIIAEDRGDRLTAKYHWEMFWEQGESLSVVIGTACSKDDPVLPTITDIFPSSLPYEREVQEFLGIKYEGIPDPRRLFLPDDFPEGVYPLRLDETGITPEMVKNAGHPYRRESK is encoded by the coding sequence ATGACACCTGAAGAATTTGCTGAGAGAATAAAGGCAAAATTTGAAGATGTAGAGGTCAAGATAACTGAAAATAAACTTCCTCACCCAAGAAAGAGAATTTGGATTGAAGTTAGCAGGGAGAAGTTCAAAGATGTTGTCAAGTTCCTCAAGGAAATTGACCCAACTGCACAGTTCTCCATTATAATAGCTGAGGATAGGGGAGATAGACTTACTGCTAAATACCATTGGGAAATGTTCTGGGAGCAGGGAGAGAGCTTGTCAGTTGTGATTGGAACAGCATGCTCAAAGGATGATCCAGTGTTGCCAACGATAACTGACATCTTTCCAAGCTCTCTGCCATACGAGAGAGAAGTACAGGAGTTCCTTGGCATCAAATACGAAGGAATCCCAGATCCCAGAAGACTGTTCTTGCCAGATGACTTTCCAGAAGGTGTTTATCCATTGAGGCTCGACGAGACAGGAATTACTCCCGAAATGGTCAAAAATGCTGGACATCCATACAGGAGGGAGTCAAAATGA
- a CDS encoding NADH-quinone oxidoreductase subunit B family protein encodes MEEVKANTQSQVSEREMLEKRIAKLCKYIGRSPWVFHVNSGSCNGCDIEIIAALTPRYDAERFGVKLVGTPRHADILLVTGPITDQSLERVKLIYEQTPDPKVVIAVGACPTGGSVFYESPFTNAPLDKHIPVDVYVPGCPPRPEAILYGVVLGLEKLIKKIKGEKE; translated from the coding sequence ATGGAAGAAGTCAAGGCTAATACTCAATCACAAGTCAGTGAGAGAGAAATGCTTGAGAAAAGAATTGCAAAGCTCTGTAAATACATCGGAAGGTCACCTTGGGTGTTTCATGTCAATAGTGGTTCATGCAATGGTTGTGACATCGAAATTATAGCAGCGTTAACTCCAAGATACGATGCTGAGAGATTTGGAGTAAAGCTTGTTGGAACACCGAGGCATGCGGATATTTTGCTTGTCACAGGTCCAATAACAGACCAGAGTCTTGAGAGGGTTAAGCTGATTTACGAGCAAACACCTGACCCAAAAGTTGTAATTGCAGTAGGCGCTTGTCCCACTGGCGGAAGTGTGTTCTATGAGAGTCCATTCACAAATGCTCCACTTGACAAGCATATTCCAGTTGATGTCTACGTTCCCGGTTGTCCACCAAGGCCAGAGGCAATCCTCTATGGAGTTGTCTTGGGATTGGAAAAGCTGATCAAAAAGATTAAAGGTGAGAAAGAATGA